The nucleotide window ACGGTGCCTGGCTCATGTCCGATCCTTTCGCGGTGACGATTCGACGCGTGGCGCTTGGTCAGGCCGCGTGTGTGCCCGTTCGAGGCTCATGACCGCGCGCTGTGGGTGCGGCGAGCGACCACCTCTGTGGCGGTCTCGAGCACCGTGGCCGAGTCGACTTCGGTGACGCCGGCCTCGAGGTCGACGGTGAAGATCGTCGGTGCGATCTGGCGCACGAAGTCCGGTCCCCCGGTCGCCGAATCGTCGTCGGAGGCGTCGAAGAGCGCTTCGACGGCCACGCCGATCGCCTGCTCGTGGTCGAGGTCCGGCTGCCACAGCTTCTTCAGCGCCCCGCGGGCAAAGCCCGAACCGGAGCCGATCGAGTGGAAACGGTGCTCTTCGTATTTGCCGCCGGTGACGTCGAAGCTGAAGATCTGCCCGTGCGGGGTCGACTCGTCGACTCCGGCGAACAGCGGGACGACGGCCAGCCCCTGCATGGCCAGTCCGAGGTTTCCGCGCAGCATCGCGGCCAGTCGATTGGCCTTGCCGTGCAGAGAGAGCCTGGCCCCTTCGATCTTCTCGTAGTGTTCGAGTTCGAGCTGGAAGAGCCGGATGAGATCGAGCGCGACCCCGGCCGTGCCGGCGATGCCGATGACGGAGTAGTCGTCGGCGGCCTTGACCTTCTCCATCGAGTGGGAGGCGATGAGGTTGCCGATCGTGGCTCTGCGGTCCCCGGCCATGAGGATGCCCGCGGCGGTGCGGAAGCAGATGATCGTCGTGCCTTCCGGCGTCTGCTCGGCCAGATCACGTCCGCTGGTCTGCGGCAGCGACTCGGGGGCCAGGGAGCGGGCGAGGTCGACGAACGAATTGCTCGTCGAGCTCAGAAATGCAGGAGGGAATCCTGACATCTCATTGGCCGCCCTTCTGCACGAAGTTCTTGACGAATTCCTCCGCGTTCGATTCCAGCACGCCGTCGATCTCGTCGAGGATGGAGTCGACGTTCTGCGTATTGATCTGACCCTGCACGGCCTCCGGCGGGTCGACGGGCGCATCCGATCCGCCGTTCGATTTGTCCCTCTGGACCTGTTCCTGCGAGCTCATCTCACACCTCTTCAGTCGTTCTTCGTCTTCAGTCTATCCACTCCGAGAGCCTCGAGCAGGCCCTCGGCAGTCTCGATTCCCGCGACCCGCTCTGCCAACAGCTCACGCGTGCCCTTGAGGGGTTCGTGCATGGGCAGACGCACGATGCCCAGTTCGCCCGCGTTGAGGACGAGGGAGTCCCAGCTCGCGGCCACGAGGTCATCGCCGAGGCGGCTGACCGCCACCGAGCGGAGGAAGGCGCGGGTGCCGTCGGGGGCGTTCGTCACTGCGGCCTCCACCT belongs to Brevibacterium spongiae and includes:
- the prcB gene encoding proteasome subunit beta, which codes for MSGFPPAFLSSTSNSFVDLARSLAPESLPQTSGRDLAEQTPEGTTIICFRTAAGILMAGDRRATIGNLIASHSMEKVKAADDYSVIGIAGTAGVALDLIRLFQLELEHYEKIEGARLSLHGKANRLAAMLRGNLGLAMQGLAVVPLFAGVDESTPHGQIFSFDVTGGKYEEHRFHSIGSGSGFARGALKKLWQPDLDHEQAIGVAVEALFDASDDDSATGGPDFVRQIAPTIFTVDLEAGVTEVDSATVLETATEVVARRTHSARS
- a CDS encoding ubiquitin-like protein Pup, with the protein product MSSQEQVQRDKSNGGSDAPVDPPEAVQGQINTQNVDSILDEIDGVLESNAEEFVKNFVQKGGQ